Proteins co-encoded in one Arachis stenosperma cultivar V10309 chromosome 7, arast.V10309.gnm1.PFL2, whole genome shotgun sequence genomic window:
- the LOC130941716 gene encoding probable O-methyltransferase 3 has translation MEFQSGEQADNAKLLKAQSHVWNHIFSFINSMSLKCAVELGIPDAIYNYGKPMTLSQLIASLPIHPSKTSFIHRLMRILIHSGIFVTENVTNNNNEVETGYVLTDSCMFLLKNNPFSVTPLMLIDLTPTGIKPWHHLSDWFKNEDLTAFETAHGMTFWEYTDSVPKYGKSFIDGMASDSRFVSGLLLDDKFKGVFEGLESLVDVGGGTGTLAKAIAESFPNLKCCVFDLPSVVAGLQGTDNLKYIAGDMLVDPIPPSHDILLKWILHNWNDEECVKILKKCKEAIMQKSKEGKVIIIDMVVEDDDKKACYDQSLQTQLFFDMLMMVLVSGKERNKIEWSKLIVSAGFTDYKITPILGLRSIIEIYP, from the exons ATGGAATTCCAAAGTGGAGAACAAGCCGATAATGCGAAACTTCTTAAAGCTCAAAGCCACGTTTGGAATCATATTTTCAGTTTCATAAACTCTATGTCTCTTAAATGTGCTGTTGAATTAGGCATACCTGATGCAATATACAATTACGGCAAACCCATGACTCTCTCACAACTCATTGCTTCATTGCCAATTCATCCGTCAAAAACCTCCTTCATCCATCGCTTGATGAGAATCTTGATCCATTCCGGCATCTTTGTTACCGAAAATGTTACCAATAATAATAACGAGGTTGAAACTGGGTATGTTCTAACTGATTCATGTATGTTCCTACTTAAGAACAATCCCTTCAGTGTGACACCTTTGATGCTGATAGACCTTACTCCCACCGGGATAAAGCCATGGCATCATTTGTCTGATTGGTTCAAGAACGAAGATCTCACAGCATTTGAGACCGCACATGGAATGACGTTTTGGGAGTATACCGACAGCGTGCCTAAATATGGCAAATCCTTCATTGACGGCATGGCAAGTGATTCTCGATTTGTTAGTGGTCTGTTACTGGATGATAAGTTCAAGGGAGTGTTTGAGGGATTGGAATCGCTGGTTGATGTTGGTGGAGGCACTGGAACTCTTGCAAAGGCCATCGCCGAATCATTTCCAAACTTGAAGTGCTGTGTGTTTGATCTCCCAAGTGTTGTTGCTGGCTTGCAAGGAACTGACAACCTTAAATACATTGCAGGCGACATGCTTGTTGATCCTATTCCTCCTTCTCATGACATTTTGTTGAAG TGGATTTTGCATAACTGGAACGATGAGGAATGTGTGAAAATATTGAAGAAATGCAAGGAGGCAATCATGCAGAAAAGCAAAGAAGGGAAGGTGATTATCATAGACATGGTTGTGGAGGATGATGACAAGAAAGCTTGTTATGATCAATCACTTCAAACACAGCTCTTCTTTGACATGCTTATGATGGTGTTGGTCTctggaaaagaaagaaataaaatagaatggAGCAAGTTAATTGTTTCTGCTGGTTTTACTGACTATAAGATAACCCCAATTCTTGGATTGAGGTCAATCATTGAGATCTATCCATAG
- the LOC130939582 gene encoding protein FAR1-RELATED SEQUENCE 1-like — MVFDMSVYSRYQVVYCSQSSDVQCDCFMFQSNGILCCHSLAVLLHFRVTVVSSQYILSRWSKNVSRRHTYIRSSIDMDRSDESMPIFRQLCSDFYNIAQDFVATPEVAAILRDAMDSAREKLREHKEFEHQAAHEAFLEDSKFNITTYHKH; from the exons ATGGTGTTTGACATGTCAGTGTACAGCAGATACCAAGTCGTGTATTGCTCGCAATCATCAGACGTTCAATGTGATTGCTTTATGTTCCAATCGAATGGTATTCTATGCTGCCACAGTCTTGCTGTTCTTCTACATTTTCGTGTGACAGTAGTGTCCTCACAATACATTCTATCCCGATGGAGTAAGAATGTTAGTCGGAGACACACATACATCAGGAGTAGCATTGACATGGACCGTTCTGATGAAAGCATGCCAATTTTTAGGCAATTGTGTTCTGATTTTTACAACATCGCTCAGGATTTTGTGGCTACTCCGGAGGTTGCTGCTATATTGCGTGATGCCATGGACAGTGCTCGGGAGAAGCTCAGAGAACACAAGGAATTCGAGCATCAAGCTGCACAT gAAGCATTCTTGGAGGATTCGAAGTTTAACATCACTACATATCATAAGCATTAG
- the LOC130939583 gene encoding protein FAR1-RELATED SEQUENCE 11-like: protein MCFGTLEDARAYYYRYAARTGFVVKIRTTGWETINDQRVVVNQALHCNRDGYRTSHIKAPQRRKTVASTNCKARCYLALDKMTGQWRISRVEVSHSHPLNPKLSGMFSANRQLSMHVKDLIQQNDQAGIRPSKTYQALANAVGGPANLTFTEKDVRNYISRHLRIFRG from the coding sequence ATGTGCTTCGGCACATTAGAAGATGCACGTGCATATTATTATCGATATGCGGCTAGGACTGGATTTGTCGTCAAAATAAGAACCACCGGCTGGGAGACCATAAACGATCAGAGGGTGGTTGTTAATCAAGCTTTGCATTGTAACAGAGATGGATACCGCACATCCCATATAAAGGCACCCCAGAGAAGGAAAACAGTGGCCTCAACAAACTGCAAAGCCCGTTGCTATTTGGCATTAGATAAAATGACAGGGCAGTGGAGAATTTCTCGAGTAGAGGTATCCCACTCACACCCGCTTAATCCGAAGCTATCTGGAATGTTCTCAGCAAACCGTCAGCTAAGTATGCATGTGAAGGACCTGATACAGCAAAATGACCAAGCTGGCATTAGACCGAGTAAGACGTACCAGGCACTAGCCAATGCAGTCGGTGGCCCTGCCAACCTCACCTTTACAGAGAAGGATGTTAGAAATTACATTAGTCGTCACTTACGCATTTTCCGGGGATGA